GCACACAGCATAGAGACACGCCGGTCCCCTAGCCACTCCGACCGGACCTGGCGCTCGGTCCCTGTTTCGAAGCCCATGGTATTTGTGGCATGATAATACCGATGCATCTCTCCATCATCATCCCGGCGTTCAACGAAACACGTCTGATCGAGCGGACGCTGCAGTCCGTCGCGACCTCGATCGCCGAGAATCAACACACAGGCTTCACCGCCGAAGTCATCGTCGTGGACAATAATTCCACCGACAACACGGCAGAGCTCGCCAGACAGGCTGGCGCACAAGTCGTCTTTGAACCGATCAATCAAATCGGACGAGCACGAAATACGGGAGCTGCTCAGGCAACAGGAGAGTGGTTGTTGTTTTTGGATGCCGACAGTCTGCTCAGTCCTGGCCTGCTCGCCGACATCTTGCGGATGATCGAATCCGGTCAGTATGTCGGATGCGGCAGCACGTTGCGCATGGACGGGTTACCTTGGTGGGGTAACCTGATCCTCAAACTCTGGACGGCCTCCTCGGTTCTCTGTCGCTTGGCCGCTGGTGCGCTGATCGTCTGTCGCCGCGATGCCTTTCAGCAAGTCGGTGGATTTGACCAAGAGCTCTATGCGCTAGACGAAATTCGCCTCAGCAAACAGTTGAAACAGTGGGGACGTGAGCGAGGCCTTCAATTTACCATCCTGACCACGCATCCGCTGGAAACGTCCTCCCGCAAGATCTCGCTCTACTCAGGCCGTGAGGTCGCCAGTCTGATGTTCCGCATCTTTTTTCTGCCGAGAAGAACCTTGTACGACAAGAAGCACCTCTCCGTCTGGTATGACGGACGACGGTAAGTTTCCGTCCCCTCGCCGCACGAAATCATTATGAGCGCATTCGACTCATCACACGTGGACAGCACTGTTACCGTTCAGAGCAAGCTTGTCCACGACGAAGGTGCATGCCGCGCCATAAAATGTTCACGCAGCCGATCCTGATTGGCCGGTGACAAAGACCGACCAGGGAGTAGCACCATGGTTTCTTTGACCAGTGTGATCTGTAGGACATAGGCCCGGCAACCGGTACAAGATGGTCGCTGACCTTCATGTTGATAATGGTTGGAAGCCGCCCTTCCAAGAAATCCGTTGCCCCATTGGCAATCTCATGGCACGTCACCTCGTTGTCGATCGATCGAGAAGGATGGTTACTCATGAGAGGAGCCTCCGGTTCAGGCGCTTTAGCCATGAGTCTCCCACCTCACAGATTTCTTACATTGTCTTTCAGGATGATGACATACTGATCGAATTCTCCTCGCTCCTGCCCGATCTTTTCCTCAGCCAAGCACCTTTTCAACCGCTACCCGAACTCGCTCCCGCGCCCGATGCAACCGAACATAGAGGTGCGTCTTCGTAATCTTCAGCAGGTCGCAGACTTCCTTCGCATCCACTCCCTCAACATCGCGCAGTATCAACACTTCTTTGTCACGAGGTCTTGGTCATGAGGAAAGAGCCTCTGGACGTCTTGGGCATAGTGGCAGGTTTTGCCCTCTATGACTCTCGTGCAGGGAGTGCCGTGGAGACCGTATTCGACTTGATCTAAGTAGCCGTCACCTTTCCAAAAGGCAAGCGTGCGGATGCGGGACTCGGGCAGGAGATACCCCACGAAGGCATAGCGAATATCCAAGGACGCCGCGACATGTTTAACCAGCGCCCGAAGAAAGTCCGATCCGGTAGAGGCAACCGTGCCCTCGACGAGGGAGCGGAGAAACTCGTCAGCTTTGTAGCGGGCCTCCAGCCGCTGCGGATCGTTGAGCGCCGTTACGTCACCCCTTATGTCAGCCCGGTCAACGTGCGGAACGTGGGAGAGGAGCACACTGGCGCGAGGAAGGTTAGCGCCGGGCAGGAAAGCGCTGCAACTATAGGCACAGATGCTGACTGCTGCGTGAGGGCATGGTGGCCCTGCAGCTGGCACAGAAGACTTCGAGA
The nucleotide sequence above comes from Nitrospira sp.. Encoded proteins:
- a CDS encoding glycosyltransferase; protein product: MHLSIIIPAFNETRLIERTLQSVATSIAENQHTGFTAEVIVVDNNSTDNTAELARQAGAQVVFEPINQIGRARNTGAAQATGEWLLFLDADSLLSPGLLADILRMIESGQYVGCGSTLRMDGLPWWGNLILKLWTASSVLCRLAAGALIVCRRDAFQQVGGFDQELYALDEIRLSKQLKQWGRERGLQFTILTTHPLETSSRKISLYSGREVASLMFRIFFLPRRTLYDKKHLSVWYDGRR